A region from the uncultured Holophaga sp. genome encodes:
- a CDS encoding protein kinase, whose translation MSSVMSPDPRLPRLMESLRDRYAFLAVLGQGGAGTVYQVRNLLLGRLEALKTLSQGPHQGDLAQRFIQEARVAASLDHPRIVKVHDFGQEGDIYWYSMQLVEGPTLSGLMEAGWRLDENTLAQVALPLMDALAYSHNRGIIHRDIKPANILFSPEGRPFLTDFGIAKTRESTLHTHTGRMMGTPAYVSPEQALGEEVDARSDQYSLAITLYKATTGHLPFAGDEFLQTLVQRVNQPPVHLLQHLPEMDPDFAAVIMRALERERAARFEDIGEMKAALQRACSGRGITPLGSLGDLSAHRPEPHNLENPTSATGAAPTLAPTADLPTSPPPSRSRTLPIAALGLLVVALAVGAFRLSHRNRGTEAGQVSQESLHPPAPSLPDPKPSPTEVTSQKPAAARKPGADPTPPPAPRPLSYPQIIEEPPEELRRGAAPCAGSHVILSLTVEADGHVSACRPLTSISEACADTAHRLGMQYRFRPARDAQGQPVRATIAVTLDFPEAP comes from the coding sequence ATGTCTTCAGTCATGAGCCCTGACCCCCGGCTGCCCCGGCTCATGGAGAGCCTTCGGGACCGCTATGCCTTCCTGGCCGTCCTCGGCCAGGGCGGTGCGGGAACGGTCTACCAGGTCCGGAACCTCCTGCTCGGTCGCCTGGAGGCCCTCAAGACCCTCTCCCAAGGCCCTCACCAGGGGGACCTGGCCCAACGATTCATCCAGGAGGCACGGGTGGCCGCCTCCCTGGACCATCCTCGGATCGTCAAAGTCCATGACTTCGGCCAGGAGGGCGACATCTACTGGTACTCCATGCAACTGGTGGAGGGTCCCACCCTCTCCGGGCTCATGGAGGCCGGATGGAGACTCGACGAGAACACGCTGGCCCAGGTCGCACTCCCCCTCATGGACGCCCTGGCCTACAGCCACAACCGGGGCATCATCCATCGGGACATCAAGCCCGCGAACATCCTCTTCAGCCCTGAGGGCAGGCCCTTCCTCACCGACTTCGGCATCGCCAAGACCCGGGAAAGCACCCTGCACACCCACACGGGCCGGATGATGGGCACCCCGGCCTACGTCTCCCCGGAACAAGCCCTGGGGGAGGAGGTGGACGCCCGGTCGGACCAGTATTCCCTCGCCATCACCCTCTACAAGGCCACCACCGGGCATCTCCCCTTCGCCGGGGATGAGTTCCTCCAGACCCTCGTGCAGCGGGTCAACCAGCCTCCGGTGCATCTCCTGCAGCATCTTCCCGAGATGGACCCGGACTTCGCGGCTGTGATCATGCGCGCCCTGGAACGGGAGCGGGCCGCCCGCTTCGAAGACATCGGCGAGATGAAGGCCGCCCTGCAGCGCGCCTGCAGCGGACGGGGCATCACACCCCTGGGCTCCCTGGGCGACCTCTCCGCCCACCGGCCCGAGCCGCACAACCTGGAGAACCCGACCTCGGCGACGGGCGCCGCCCCCACCCTGGCCCCGACGGCGGACCTCCCGACCTCGCCCCCCCCCTCCCGATCCAGGACGCTCCCGATCGCGGCACTGGGACTCCTGGTGGTGGCCCTGGCCGTGGGTGCCTTCCGCCTCAGTCACCGGAACCGAGGGACCGAGGCTGGCCAGGTCAGCCAGGAGTCGCTTCACCCGCCCGCCCCCTCCCTGCCGGATCCGAAGCCCTCGCCGACAGAAGTCACCTCGCAGAAACCTGCGGCAGCCCGGAAGCCCGGAGCTGATCCCACCCCTCCCCCGGCCCCACGCCCGCTGTCCTACCCCCAGATCATCGAGGAGCCCCCGGAGGAACTGCGCCGGGGCGCGGCCCCCTGCGCCGGGAGCCATGTGATCCTCTCCCTCACCGTGGAAGCGGACGGGCATGTAAGTGCCTGCCGCCCCCTCACCTCCATCTCCGAGGCCTGCGCCGACACCGCCCACCGTCTGGGCATGCAATACCGCTTCCGTCCCGCAAGGGACGCCCAGGGGCAGCCCGTCAGAGCCACCATCGCCGTCACCCTCGATTTCCCGGAGGCCCCATGA
- a CDS encoding ATP-binding protein, whose product MADYMVHIPKGPPVPLGLQHAECRIGRRPDLELVLDDSAVSRLHARLLWTPEGLVLEDLGSRHGCRVNGLRVGGSVPVKPGDLIEVGPVPLRLEPAEAVEATLSLSMRPEALLGWRGAVGILHEISLLMVRDLSADTLLEALLEKLCSHCGTAHGTVLLKEEGGLRTLASRGHGAGSGFPRHTLEAALARYEAQVFPSSSPSTGTASLTLMMVPLAYGHEVLGLVCLEGESCRAGGEEELRFVAALCNLAAAKIIHQRDARELQLRREQERELELARAAAQARSEFLARISHEIRTPMNAILGFADLAAGQDLSHPVGDCIGKIQSAGRLLLALLNDVLDLSKLEASAVEIEQVPLSLDGLLRGVEDLFTGQARAKGLEFRVGCAPGLPEAVVGDPLRLSQVLINLVGNALKFTPQGGVALEVTGAPRSEGPVWDLIFTVSDTGIGMSDEVLKRLFSPFRQADPSVARVYGGSGLGLSICRQLVELMDGSIEVESRPGGGSRFMVRLALPQGPPPPEEEPGPSEALLKGFRVLLVEDFPPNREVIAAMLEALGAQVSSAGSGEEALGRARPGCFDAILMDLELPGADGAETARRLRSDPGLERLPIIALTAHTDARARDAALQAGMDAMLTKPIDFRQLARVLTPFAPPDPVGSGALSGWLRRLESVMDVASALKRLDGNEALLLKVVQGFRKELPSLGRIPALLAEGDLHEALRIAHSFKGGALMLSLDAVAQAAGNLERCLRHGGLQGWESDYRSLVEALGAFDASSLEINK is encoded by the coding sequence ATGGCTGACTATATGGTCCACATCCCGAAAGGGCCCCCGGTTCCCCTGGGGTTGCAGCATGCCGAGTGCCGTATCGGGCGGCGCCCTGATCTGGAGCTGGTGCTGGATGACTCGGCGGTTTCAAGGCTCCACGCCCGGCTGCTCTGGACGCCCGAGGGCCTGGTACTGGAGGATCTGGGCTCCCGACACGGCTGCCGGGTCAACGGGCTGCGGGTTGGGGGGTCAGTGCCGGTCAAGCCCGGTGACCTCATCGAAGTGGGGCCGGTGCCCCTCAGGCTGGAGCCGGCTGAGGCCGTCGAGGCGACGCTCTCGCTGTCCATGCGACCCGAGGCCCTCCTGGGCTGGCGGGGCGCGGTGGGGATTCTCCACGAGATCAGTCTGCTCATGGTCCGGGACCTCTCCGCAGACACGCTTCTGGAAGCCCTCTTGGAGAAGCTGTGCAGCCACTGTGGTACGGCTCACGGGACCGTCCTGCTCAAGGAGGAGGGGGGGCTGCGGACCCTCGCCAGCCGGGGGCATGGGGCGGGATCGGGTTTCCCGAGGCACACCCTGGAAGCGGCCCTTGCCCGCTACGAGGCCCAGGTGTTCCCCTCCTCGTCCCCATCCACGGGGACGGCCTCTCTCACCCTGATGATGGTGCCCCTGGCCTATGGGCATGAGGTCCTCGGCCTGGTATGTCTGGAAGGGGAGAGTTGCCGGGCTGGAGGGGAGGAGGAGCTCCGCTTCGTGGCCGCCCTCTGCAACCTCGCCGCCGCCAAGATCATCCATCAGCGCGATGCCCGGGAGCTTCAGTTGCGACGGGAGCAGGAGCGCGAACTGGAGTTGGCCCGGGCTGCGGCCCAGGCCCGGAGCGAGTTCCTGGCGCGGATCAGCCATGAGATCCGGACCCCCATGAACGCCATCCTGGGCTTTGCGGATCTGGCGGCGGGCCAGGACCTCTCCCATCCGGTCGGGGACTGCATCGGGAAGATCCAAAGCGCAGGTCGGCTCCTGTTGGCGCTCCTTAACGATGTGCTCGACCTCTCGAAGCTGGAGGCTTCCGCCGTGGAGATCGAGCAGGTGCCCCTGAGCCTCGATGGCCTGCTCCGGGGTGTCGAGGACCTCTTCACGGGTCAGGCCCGGGCCAAGGGCCTGGAGTTCCGGGTCGGCTGTGCGCCCGGGCTGCCCGAAGCGGTGGTCGGCGACCCACTCCGCCTCTCCCAGGTCCTCATCAACCTGGTGGGCAATGCCCTGAAGTTCACCCCCCAGGGGGGGGTGGCCCTGGAGGTGACGGGTGCGCCCAGGTCCGAAGGGCCGGTCTGGGATTTGATCTTCACGGTGTCAGATACGGGGATCGGGATGTCCGATGAGGTCCTGAAGCGTCTATTCAGTCCCTTCCGACAGGCTGATCCCTCAGTGGCCCGGGTATACGGAGGCTCGGGCCTCGGGCTCTCCATATGCAGGCAACTGGTGGAGCTCATGGATGGGAGCATCGAGGTGGAGAGCCGCCCTGGTGGAGGCAGCCGCTTCATGGTGCGCCTCGCCCTCCCGCAAGGGCCCCCCCCTCCAGAGGAGGAGCCGGGACCTTCCGAAGCACTCCTCAAGGGGTTCCGGGTGCTTCTGGTGGAGGACTTCCCCCCCAACCGGGAGGTCATCGCGGCCATGCTTGAGGCCCTGGGCGCGCAGGTGAGCAGCGCAGGTTCCGGAGAGGAGGCCTTGGGAAGGGCCCGACCGGGATGTTTCGATGCCATCCTCATGGACCTTGAGCTGCCGGGCGCGGACGGTGCCGAGACGGCCCGCCGCCTTCGGAGCGATCCCGGCCTGGAGCGGCTGCCCATCATCGCCCTGACAGCCCACACCGATGCCCGCGCCCGGGACGCTGCTCTCCAGGCGGGCATGGACGCCATGCTCACCAAACCCATTGACTTCAGGCAGCTGGCCAGAGTGTTGACCCCCTTCGCACCCCCGGACCCTGTGGGGAGCGGAGCTCTGTCCGGATGGCTCCGGCGGCTCGAGTCTGTGATGGATGTTGCCTCCGCCCTGAAGCGGCTGGATGGGAACGAGGCCCTGCTGCTCAAGGTGGTTCAGGGCTTCCGGAAGGAACTGCCATCCCTGGGTCGCATCCCTGCACTCCTCGCGGAGGGGGATCTGCATGAAGCCCTCCGCATCGCTCACAGCTTCAAGGGTGGGGCCCTCATGCTCTCCCTCGATGCCGTGGCCCAGGCCGCCGGGAATCTGGAGCGGTGCCTTCGACACGGCGGGCTGCAGGGGTGGGAGTCGGACTATCGGAGTCTGGTGGAGGCCTTGGGGGCCTTTGATGCATCATCTTTGGAAATTAATAAATAA
- a CDS encoding YihY/virulence factor BrkB family protein has protein sequence MGRERSLFQRVRWSLRRASARRWKAFGETWPRSARVLDFVREVWVKYHRDDCLTYAAGICFFLSLSALPLATLFFRLMALVLGSQAYSQAMVRAISQLYPYIPHHVLGDAIHQSRQVSGWDLSWVVLVVGAHWGINQLDRSLCHIFGLRFRSHRQTRQFHIARRVGITLGGLAFLVMLVSAGFEWALQHRASPASMRVFTLLPPLVVLIIGTQVLQHLPRRHVRFHHALLGGLVTMALWWVAKWAFGLYLAHTPTWGILYGTLGNLMAAFVFLYYSCCIFLLGAEVTAAFYRHESAQSSRPR, from the coding sequence GTGGGCCGGGAGCGGTCCCTCTTCCAGCGTGTGCGCTGGAGCCTGCGTCGGGCTTCGGCCAGACGGTGGAAGGCCTTTGGAGAGACCTGGCCCCGCAGTGCGAGGGTGCTGGATTTCGTCCGGGAGGTGTGGGTCAAATACCACAGGGATGACTGCCTGACCTATGCCGCCGGAATCTGCTTCTTCCTGAGCCTGTCGGCACTCCCTCTGGCCACACTCTTCTTCAGGCTCATGGCCCTGGTGCTGGGGTCCCAGGCCTACAGTCAGGCCATGGTCCGGGCCATCTCCCAACTCTATCCCTACATCCCGCACCATGTGCTGGGGGATGCCATCCACCAGAGCCGGCAGGTCAGCGGCTGGGACCTCAGCTGGGTGGTCCTGGTGGTGGGTGCCCACTGGGGCATCAATCAGCTTGACCGCTCCCTCTGCCACATTTTCGGACTTCGTTTCCGGTCCCACCGTCAGACCCGCCAGTTCCACATCGCCCGGCGGGTGGGCATCACCCTGGGGGGGCTCGCCTTCCTGGTGATGCTGGTCTCGGCGGGCTTCGAGTGGGCCCTCCAGCACAGGGCCTCCCCAGCCTCGATGAGGGTCTTCACCCTGCTGCCCCCCCTGGTGGTGCTGATCATCGGCACCCAGGTCCTCCAGCACCTGCCCCGCCGTCATGTGCGCTTCCACCATGCCCTCCTGGGGGGCCTGGTGACCATGGCCCTCTGGTGGGTGGCGAAGTGGGCCTTCGGGCTCTACCTCGCCCACACCCCCACCTGGGGCATTCTGTACGGCACCCTGGGCAACCTGATGGCTGCCTTCGTCTTTCTCTACTACAGCTGCTGCATCTTCCTGCTGGGTGCCGAGGTGACGGCGGCCTTCTACCGCCATGAGTCGGCTCAGTCGTCGCGTCCCCGCTGA
- a CDS encoding sigma-54 dependent transcriptional regulator, whose protein sequence is MANPLRVLVVDDDPGMRDGMALSLKRAGFVCEQARSGEDALRMTRPGAFDAVVTDLRMTGMDGLQLTARLKALDPAIPVLLVTAFGSLDTAREAMRLGAFDYLSKPFSPDELVQAVRKAIRSEERLKAEEPADAPVILTQDPHLAETLVLARRAADSRATILIQAESGTGKELLGKLIHAASPRRKGPFVAINCAAIPETLLESELFGFEKGAFTGANTSKPGRFEAAEGGTLVLDEIGELPLPVQGKLLRALQERTVDRLGGSRPIPVDVRVIALTNRDLATEVKEGRFREDLYYRLNVIPLQLPPLRERTGDLSLLAAHFAERYSRENDRATPQLSPSFLTALNRHTWPGNIRELENAIQRCVVLNPGNMLTEKDLHWLLSPEQLLDLPDDPPEAPAPPMPIPAEETRGPLGSGAPSVVTADPTVPLRDAQLGTMVALPLGLSLPELERFWLLSTLAALDGNRTHCAQQLDIALRTVRNKINEYRVQGFEVPGSQRGRDD, encoded by the coding sequence ATGGCCAACCCTCTCCGAGTGCTTGTTGTGGATGATGATCCCGGAATGAGGGACGGGATGGCGCTCAGCCTCAAACGGGCGGGCTTCGTCTGTGAGCAGGCCCGGTCGGGCGAGGACGCGCTGCGCATGACCCGACCCGGCGCCTTCGATGCCGTGGTCACGGACCTGCGCATGACCGGCATGGACGGACTTCAGCTCACGGCACGCCTCAAGGCCCTGGATCCGGCCATCCCCGTGCTCCTGGTCACGGCCTTCGGCAGCCTGGACACCGCCCGGGAGGCCATGCGCCTCGGTGCCTTCGACTACCTCTCCAAGCCCTTCAGCCCCGACGAGCTGGTGCAGGCCGTCCGCAAGGCCATCCGCAGCGAGGAGCGGCTCAAGGCCGAGGAACCTGCGGATGCCCCGGTGATCCTCACCCAGGATCCCCACCTGGCGGAGACCCTGGTGCTGGCTCGCCGGGCGGCGGACAGCCGAGCCACCATCCTCATCCAGGCCGAAAGCGGCACCGGCAAGGAGCTGCTGGGCAAGCTCATCCACGCAGCCAGCCCGCGACGCAAGGGCCCCTTCGTCGCCATCAACTGCGCCGCCATCCCCGAGACCCTGCTGGAGTCCGAGCTCTTCGGCTTCGAGAAGGGGGCTTTCACCGGGGCCAACACCTCCAAGCCCGGACGCTTCGAGGCCGCGGAGGGGGGCACCCTCGTCCTCGACGAGATCGGCGAGCTGCCCCTGCCCGTGCAGGGCAAGCTCCTGCGGGCCCTCCAGGAGCGCACCGTGGACCGCCTGGGCGGCAGCCGCCCCATCCCCGTGGATGTGCGGGTGATCGCCCTCACCAACCGGGATCTCGCCACCGAGGTCAAGGAGGGCCGCTTCCGGGAGGACCTCTACTACCGCCTCAACGTCATCCCGCTGCAGCTGCCCCCTCTCCGCGAACGCACAGGGGACCTCTCCCTGCTGGCCGCCCACTTCGCCGAACGCTACTCCCGCGAGAATGACCGGGCCACCCCCCAGCTTAGCCCCAGTTTCCTGACTGCCCTGAACCGTCACACCTGGCCGGGCAACATCCGGGAACTGGAGAATGCCATCCAGCGCTGCGTGGTCCTCAACCCAGGCAACATGCTCACGGAGAAGGACTTGCATTGGCTCCTGAGCCCTGAGCAACTGCTGGATCTGCCCGACGATCCCCCCGAGGCCCCGGCGCCTCCCATGCCCATTCCCGCAGAGGAAACCCGGGGCCCCCTCGGATCCGGCGCCCCCTCCGTGGTCACCGCCGACCCGACCGTCCCCCTCCGGGATGCCCAGCTGGGCACCATGGTGGCGCTGCCCTTGGGCCTCTCCCTCCCGGAGCTGGAGCGCTTCTGGCTCCTCAGCACCCTGGCCGCCCTGGATGGCAACCGCACTCACTGTGCCCAGCAACTGGACATAGCCCTGCGCACTGTCCGCAACAAGATCAACGAGTACAGAGTCCAGGGCTTCGAGGTCCCCGGGAGTCAGCGGGGACGCGACGACTGA